Proteins from one Chitinophaga oryzae genomic window:
- a CDS encoding POTRA domain-containing protein, giving the protein MLRCCYYLLGIVCLLGIGLSGTAAGRIEGEGEAVTALVQDSGYLVVRNIAIIGNKKTRTSIILREISTVPGDTIYLKDLAETLEERRKQLLNTSLFLNVTANVKNWDGNSADLVFEVWERWYTFAFPIFKLADRNFNQWWVEKGHKLNRLNFGVKGTQENLTGRNDGLDATLQFGYTQKIALAYNLPYIDKSFRHGLGILFSYSRNREVNNFTSNNKQQFFKKDDEYLRQAYVVGLRYSYRKAINARHQVFLNYNYEKVADSVAIINPDYLGKGRTSVRYLDLAYRFTYIKADSWIYPLKGVSVMGEVAKRGIGPLSDIDDVRFRLNYTKYWQLRRKTYLALGMRGQVKFSADQPYINQQALGYAEDYLRGLEYYVIDGTSFAILKSTLRQELVSFKIKLPLVPKKFNSVPFRIFAKTYGDAAYAYSKFPGNGFLNNRFLYTGGIGIDIVSFYDTCLRIEYSVNQLGQKGLFLHTSVDM; this is encoded by the coding sequence ATGCTGAGATGCTGTTATTACTTGCTGGGAATCGTATGCCTGCTCGGCATCGGATTATCCGGCACGGCCGCAGGCCGGATAGAGGGGGAAGGAGAGGCTGTTACAGCGCTGGTGCAGGATTCCGGCTACCTGGTTGTCCGTAATATTGCTATTATTGGTAACAAGAAAACCCGTACCTCCATCATTCTCAGGGAAATCAGTACTGTGCCGGGAGATACCATCTACCTGAAAGATCTGGCGGAAACGCTGGAAGAACGCCGCAAACAGCTACTGAATACTTCTCTCTTCCTGAATGTCACCGCCAACGTCAAAAACTGGGACGGCAACAGCGCCGATCTGGTGTTTGAAGTATGGGAGCGGTGGTACACCTTTGCTTTTCCCATTTTTAAACTCGCCGACCGCAACTTCAACCAGTGGTGGGTGGAAAAAGGACATAAACTGAACCGCCTCAACTTCGGCGTGAAAGGCACCCAGGAAAACCTGACCGGCCGCAATGACGGACTGGACGCCACCCTGCAGTTCGGTTATACACAGAAGATCGCCCTCGCCTATAACCTGCCCTATATCGATAAAAGTTTCCGCCACGGACTGGGCATCCTGTTTTCATATAGCCGTAACCGTGAGGTAAACAATTTCACCAGCAATAACAAACAGCAGTTTTTCAAAAAAGACGACGAATACCTGCGGCAGGCCTACGTAGTTGGCCTGCGCTACAGCTATCGCAAAGCCATCAACGCCCGCCACCAGGTGTTTCTCAACTATAACTACGAAAAAGTGGCGGACTCAGTGGCCATCATCAACCCGGATTACCTGGGAAAAGGGCGCACCAGCGTACGCTACCTGGACCTGGCCTACCGGTTTACCTATATCAAAGCAGACAGCTGGATATACCCGCTGAAAGGCGTGAGCGTCATGGGCGAGGTGGCCAAACGGGGCATCGGTCCGCTCAGCGATATCGATGACGTCCGTTTCCGGCTCAATTATACCAAATACTGGCAGTTGCGCCGCAAAACCTACCTGGCGCTGGGCATGCGCGGACAGGTGAAATTTTCCGCCGATCAGCCCTATATCAACCAACAGGCGCTGGGCTATGCGGAAGACTACCTGCGCGGATTGGAGTATTATGTGATAGACGGCACCAGTTTCGCTATTCTGAAATCCACTTTACGCCAGGAGCTGGTGTCTTTTAAAATCAAGCTGCCCCTCGTCCCGAAGAAATTCAATAGCGTGCCTTTCCGGATCTTTGCCAAAACCTATGGCGATGCAGCCTACGCCTACAGCAAATTTCCGGGCAACGGCTTCCTGAATAACCGCTTTCTGTATACCGGCGGCATTGGCATCGATATCGTTTCCTTCTATGACACCTGTCTGCGTATAGAGTACAGCGTTAATCAGTTAGGGCAAAAAGGACTATTTTTGCACACCAGTGTAGATATGTAA
- a CDS encoding CBS domain-containing protein has protein sequence MTARELISTVPILQPSDAGAKALRLMNEYHLTQLPMVVENKYMALVEEDQIMDLEEPEIKLESIHYNGANRTAIQEGAHLFEALKLFHEFKLSVLPVITKENDYLGIITKDNLLAALAQYNGAKEAGGILALEMEPRDYSLSEIARIAESNDVTLLSVNTLTDPSGKLEVLLKTNRQELHSLVATYERFNYTIKYIYSEEQEEDLLKKNYDLLMNYISM, from the coding sequence ATGACCGCCAGAGAACTCATATCCACCGTGCCAATTCTGCAGCCTTCGGATGCAGGTGCCAAGGCATTGCGCCTGATGAATGAATATCATCTCACGCAATTGCCGATGGTAGTGGAAAATAAGTACATGGCGCTGGTGGAGGAAGATCAGATCATGGACCTGGAAGAGCCGGAAATAAAGCTGGAGTCCATACACTACAACGGCGCCAACCGTACGGCCATCCAGGAAGGAGCCCATCTCTTTGAGGCGCTGAAGTTGTTTCACGAATTCAAATTGTCTGTACTGCCCGTCATTACCAAAGAAAATGACTACCTGGGCATTATTACAAAAGATAACCTGCTGGCAGCCCTGGCCCAATACAACGGCGCCAAGGAAGCCGGCGGCATCCTGGCGCTGGAAATGGAGCCCCGGGACTACAGCCTCAGCGAAATCGCCCGTATCGCAGAATCAAACGATGTAACCCTGCTCAGCGTAAATACGTTGACCGATCCGTCCGGTAAACTGGAAGTACTGCTGAAAACCAACCGCCAGGAACTGCATTCCCTTGTAGCTACCTATGAGCGGTTTAATTACACCATCAAATACATCTATTCTGAAGAACAGGAGGAAGACCTGCTCAAAAAGAACTACGACCTGCTGATGAATTATATCAGCATGTAA
- a CDS encoding alpha/beta fold hydrolase yields MDYEIKTQGKFNFIEEGEGEPLVLLHGLFGALSNFSHMIEYFRQYNKVVIPMLPLYDLNILETSVGGLAKFVHKFIEARGYQNIHLLGNSLGGHVALVYLLKHPEAPVKSLILTGSSGLFENGMGETYPKRGDYEYIRKKAELTFYDPKIATKELVDEMFEIVNNRLKVIKIITLAKSAIRHNLGDELKDIQQPTLLIWGRNDTVTPPMVGEEFQKLIPNSELEFIDKCGHAPMMEVPDEFNKILHAFLERLKTKPTA; encoded by the coding sequence ATGGATTACGAAATCAAAACACAGGGCAAGTTTAATTTCATAGAAGAAGGAGAAGGAGAACCACTGGTATTATTGCATGGACTTTTTGGTGCTTTGAGCAATTTCTCGCACATGATCGAGTATTTCCGGCAGTATAACAAGGTTGTGATACCCATGTTACCCCTGTATGATTTAAACATCCTGGAAACGTCTGTTGGCGGACTGGCGAAGTTTGTGCATAAGTTTATAGAGGCCAGAGGCTATCAGAACATACACCTGCTGGGCAATTCCCTCGGCGGCCACGTGGCGCTGGTATACCTGCTGAAACACCCTGAAGCACCGGTTAAGTCCCTGATACTCACCGGTAGTTCCGGCCTGTTTGAAAACGGCATGGGAGAAACCTATCCTAAGAGAGGAGACTACGAATACATCCGTAAAAAAGCAGAACTAACCTTCTATGATCCCAAGATCGCTACCAAAGAGCTGGTAGACGAGATGTTCGAAATTGTGAACAACCGTCTGAAAGTGATCAAGATCATTACCCTCGCCAAGTCAGCTATCCGGCATAACCTGGGCGATGAACTGAAGGACATACAACAACCTACACTGTTGATCTGGGGCCGTAACGATACCGTAACACCACCTATGGTAGGCGAAGAGTTCCAAAAACTTATACCTAATTCTGAACTGGAATTCATTGACAAATGCGGCCACGCCCCGATGATGGAAGTGCCCGATGAATTCAACAAGATCCTGCATGCTTTCCTGGAAAGACTGAAAACAAAGCCAACTGCCTGA
- a CDS encoding CvpA family protein, whose product MSIDIVFAIIMVFALYKGYTRGLIVAVFSLVAVTLGMAVALKLSAVTALQVQQRWDVHSRWVPVLCFVCLFVGVVLLVRLGAGALQKLVEMVMMGWLNRLGGILLYALIFTIIYSVVLWMANQIYLLSPETKLQSVVYPYIEPIGPWVLDHMGDWIPVFKDIFSQLQDFFDKAARQLQPA is encoded by the coding sequence TTGTCGATTGATATCGTTTTTGCCATTATCATGGTGTTTGCCCTGTACAAGGGGTATACCCGTGGACTGATAGTGGCGGTATTTTCGCTGGTGGCCGTAACGCTGGGTATGGCGGTAGCCCTTAAACTTTCCGCAGTGACGGCCCTGCAGGTCCAGCAACGATGGGATGTCCATTCCCGCTGGGTCCCCGTACTTTGCTTCGTTTGTCTTTTTGTGGGAGTGGTATTGCTGGTACGGCTGGGCGCAGGCGCCCTGCAGAAGCTGGTGGAAATGGTCATGATGGGATGGCTGAACCGGCTGGGCGGTATCCTGTTATATGCCCTTATCTTCACGATTATTTACAGTGTGGTGTTGTGGATGGCCAACCAGATATACCTGCTGAGCCCGGAAACCAAATTGCAATCTGTAGTATATCCTTATATTGAACCTATAGGCCCCTGGGTACTGGACCATATGGGTGACTGGATACCTGTTTTTAAAGACATTTTCTCCCAGTTACAGGACTTTTTTGATAAAGCTGCCCGGCAGTTGCAACCGGCCTGA
- a CDS encoding GatB/YqeY domain-containing protein has product MSLETNINAEIKTAMLGKKEADLRALRAIKAAILLAKTAEGSTGELTEADESKLLQKLAKQRKDSLEIFRQQNREDLAKKEEEELEVIERFLPKQMTEEELRVALTGIIASVGAASPADMGKVMGAATKQLAGKADGKAISAMVKELLK; this is encoded by the coding sequence ATGTCATTAGAAACAAACATCAACGCCGAGATCAAAACGGCGATGCTGGGCAAGAAAGAAGCAGACCTGCGTGCGCTGCGCGCCATCAAGGCGGCCATCCTGCTGGCTAAAACAGCAGAAGGCAGCACCGGCGAGCTGACCGAAGCCGATGAAAGCAAGCTGTTACAGAAACTGGCCAAACAACGGAAAGATTCCCTCGAAATTTTCCGTCAGCAGAACCGTGAGGACCTGGCGAAGAAGGAAGAAGAGGAGCTGGAAGTAATTGAGCGTTTCCTGCCCAAACAAATGACCGAAGAGGAATTGAGAGTTGCCCTGACAGGCATCATTGCGTCTGTAGGCGCCGCTTCCCCTGCCGATATGGGCAAGGTGATGGGAGCGGCCACCAAACAACTGGCCGGTAAAGCCGACGGAAAGGCTATTTCCGCAATGGTGAAAGAACTCCTTAAATAA
- the gldC gene encoding gliding motility protein GldC, with the protein MSKKNIQIQVGLDENKVPETIEWSATDSKEERMIKAKAMMVSFWDPAEKAALRIDLWTKDMMVDEMADFFFQTMMTMADTYVRATQYRDQGDEMKAFARDFFKKFQEKQAAETK; encoded by the coding sequence ATGAGTAAGAAAAACATACAGATCCAGGTGGGTCTGGACGAAAATAAAGTGCCGGAAACGATTGAGTGGAGCGCCACTGACAGTAAGGAAGAACGGATGATCAAGGCGAAAGCCATGATGGTTTCTTTCTGGGACCCGGCGGAAAAAGCCGCCCTGCGGATTGACCTGTGGACCAAAGACATGATGGTAGACGAGATGGCTGATTTCTTCTTCCAGACCATGATGACCATGGCCGACACGTATGTGCGGGCCACCCAGTACCGTGACCAGGGCGATGAAATGAAAGCCTTCGCGCGGGACTTCTTCAAAAAATTCCAGGAAAAACAAGCGGCAGAAACCAAATAA
- a CDS encoding glycosyltransferase yields MQIAVNAACLRKDLPADAGQVATEIIFALCRQQPEHRFTFYFDGEIPAHLSFPANVTPVVLPLKGGKRWHRYWWREWQLPRAMKAGGAQWYIGLDGTLPLRSKVPALILLRDLSFLKDAGLQSTGEQESLKKHITRYLDRAGRVAVLSATAKEELLRYAPAAAGKVVQLEPAVSSVFRPLEWDDREAAKKKWSGGVEYFLVTGSIHPRNNMMPVFKAFSALKKRQRTNLKLVLAGNLAPEGAEIVKALESFKFRHDVVWKENLTMEELASAIGGAYALIYPTRFDGLPLPLYMARQCQVPVIALESVAAREAGGETVLYTDPANIDDLSEKMSLLYKDEQLRSRLLAMEPPVRPGSSWEAAGAALAGLLK; encoded by the coding sequence ATGCAAATTGCTGTTAATGCCGCCTGCCTGAGAAAAGACCTGCCTGCAGATGCCGGACAGGTGGCAACTGAGATCATATTCGCCCTCTGCCGGCAACAGCCGGAGCACCGTTTTACTTTTTATTTTGATGGGGAGATACCCGCGCACCTTAGTTTTCCGGCCAATGTTACTCCGGTGGTGCTGCCGCTGAAAGGAGGTAAGCGATGGCACCGTTACTGGTGGCGCGAATGGCAGTTGCCGCGTGCCATGAAAGCCGGGGGCGCGCAGTGGTACATTGGGCTGGACGGCACCCTGCCGTTGCGCAGCAAAGTGCCGGCGCTGATCCTGTTAAGGGACCTGTCGTTCCTGAAGGATGCCGGCCTGCAATCCACCGGGGAACAGGAGTCGCTGAAGAAACACATTACCCGTTACCTGGACAGGGCCGGCAGGGTAGCCGTGTTGTCGGCCACCGCCAAAGAGGAGCTGCTGCGTTATGCTCCCGCCGCCGCCGGTAAGGTGGTGCAGCTGGAACCGGCCGTCAGCAGCGTTTTCCGACCGCTGGAATGGGACGACAGGGAGGCTGCCAAAAAGAAATGGTCCGGAGGCGTGGAATATTTTCTGGTGACGGGCAGTATTCATCCGCGCAACAATATGATGCCGGTGTTCAAAGCTTTTTCCGCCCTGAAGAAGCGGCAGCGCACCAACCTGAAACTGGTGCTGGCCGGCAACCTGGCCCCTGAAGGCGCGGAGATCGTGAAGGCGCTGGAGTCCTTTAAGTTCCGGCATGACGTGGTATGGAAGGAAAACCTGACGATGGAGGAGCTGGCGTCGGCCATTGGAGGCGCTTACGCGCTGATATACCCCACCCGTTTCGACGGGCTGCCGTTGCCCTTGTATATGGCCCGGCAGTGCCAGGTGCCAGTGATCGCGCTGGAGAGCGTGGCGGCCCGGGAAGCTGGCGGAGAAACGGTACTATATACCGATCCTGCCAATATCGATGACCTGTCGGAGAAAATGAGCCTGCTGTATAAGGACGAGCAGTTGCGCAGCCGGTTGCTGGCCATGGAGCCACCGGTAAGGCCGGGAAGCAGCTGGGAGGCTGCCGGAGCAGCACTGGCCGGCCTGTTAAAATAA
- a CDS encoding ABC transporter permease, producing MGAAWKRLQKNKGALAGLIVIALAVVVSLLAYVIAPDNTPDANRMVLEVGGQHPGFRVHMLAVKKAQPVARVSFFGRLLYGQESDVTWTPVRSWQVKDTMLVVQRYVDESLSREEKYDLREIWYGSRQAGDMPLPELQRRVTGERIFPVTYWLGTDKFGRDILSRLLVGTRVSLGVGCIAVIISLTIGVFMGAVAGYFKGTADDLVMWLVNVVWSMPSLLLVFALTLALGKGFWQVFIAVGLTLWVGVARIIRGQILALRELEFVEAARALGYGHTRIIVRHILPNILGPVMVVAAGNFATAIVVEAGLSFLGVGVQPPQPSWGLMIKENYNFIITHNPLLALAPGVAIMLLVLAFNLLGNGLRDALDVRSKI from the coding sequence ATGGGGGCTGCCTGGAAAAGGCTTCAGAAAAACAAAGGCGCACTGGCTGGTTTGATAGTAATAGCGCTGGCCGTGGTTGTCAGCCTGCTGGCGTATGTGATTGCGCCGGATAATACGCCGGACGCCAACAGGATGGTGCTGGAAGTAGGAGGGCAGCATCCCGGGTTCCGGGTGCATATGCTGGCCGTCAAAAAAGCGCAGCCGGTGGCCCGGGTGTCTTTTTTCGGGAGGTTATTATATGGACAGGAATCTGACGTTACGTGGACCCCGGTGCGTTCCTGGCAGGTGAAAGACACTATGCTGGTGGTACAGCGATATGTAGATGAATCCCTGTCCCGTGAAGAAAAATACGATCTCCGTGAAATATGGTATGGCAGCCGGCAGGCGGGGGATATGCCTTTACCGGAGCTGCAGCGGCGGGTTACCGGTGAAAGGATTTTTCCGGTGACCTACTGGCTGGGGACCGATAAATTCGGCCGGGATATCCTGAGCCGGCTGCTGGTAGGTACCCGTGTCAGCCTGGGCGTGGGCTGCATTGCGGTGATCATCTCCCTGACCATCGGGGTGTTTATGGGCGCTGTTGCCGGTTATTTCAAAGGTACGGCCGACGACCTGGTGATGTGGCTGGTGAACGTGGTGTGGTCTATGCCGTCGCTGTTATTGGTGTTTGCGCTTACCCTCGCGCTGGGCAAAGGTTTCTGGCAGGTGTTCATAGCGGTGGGGCTCACCTTGTGGGTAGGAGTGGCCCGTATTATCCGCGGGCAGATACTGGCACTGCGGGAGCTGGAGTTTGTAGAGGCTGCCCGGGCGCTGGGATATGGGCATACCCGTATTATCGTTCGCCATATCCTGCCTAATATCCTCGGGCCGGTGATGGTGGTAGCGGCCGGAAATTTCGCCACCGCCATCGTGGTGGAGGCGGGACTGAGTTTCCTGGGCGTAGGGGTGCAGCCGCCGCAGCCTTCATGGGGACTGATGATCAAAGAAAACTACAACTTTATTATCACGCATAACCCTTTGCTGGCGCTGGCCCCCGGCGTAGCGATCATGTTGCTGGTACTGGCTTTCAATCTGTTAGGCAATGGTCTGCGCGATGCGCTGGATGTGAGAAGTAAAATTTGA
- a CDS encoding glycosyltransferase: protein MYFFLIVIAILALGYGLLMLWYSRGWRKLPDYVPAKPIEGATSVTVIIPARDEAENLPVLLKALQQQTYPVELLEVIVVDDFSTDDTPGIVTRFPAANIRLLKMEDMLSKDERLNAYKKKAIAMAIERAKGDLIVTTDADCVMGPRWIETIVRFYEAYRPKFIAAPVSFYRERNFFMKLQSLDFITMQGITGAVARLKSGTMCNGANLAYEKAAFHAVGGFAGIDNIASGDDMLLMYKIYNAYPEGVLYLKNDDVIVRTLPVETLRGFMNQRIRWSSKADKYEDKRLTWMLLLVYFFNVGTLALGAVALFVPHWWPAFLILMLYKVTLELYFLVPVAGFFHKTALLVWFIPGQIFHIPYIVLAGWLGKFGSYQWKGRQVN, encoded by the coding sequence ATGTATTTTTTCTTGATCGTTATAGCCATACTGGCTCTTGGATACGGATTGTTGATGCTGTGGTACAGCCGCGGCTGGAGAAAGCTGCCGGACTATGTGCCGGCGAAACCCATAGAAGGCGCTACCAGTGTAACTGTTATTATCCCGGCACGGGATGAGGCGGAGAACCTGCCGGTCCTCTTAAAGGCCTTACAGCAGCAAACCTATCCTGTTGAACTGCTGGAAGTAATTGTTGTCGATGATTTTTCCACAGATGATACCCCTGGCATCGTTACCCGCTTTCCGGCCGCCAATATCCGCCTGTTGAAAATGGAAGATATGCTCTCTAAAGACGAACGTCTTAACGCCTATAAGAAGAAAGCGATCGCCATGGCCATCGAGCGGGCGAAAGGAGACCTGATCGTTACTACAGATGCGGATTGTGTGATGGGACCGCGGTGGATCGAAACTATCGTCCGTTTCTATGAAGCTTACCGCCCGAAGTTTATTGCGGCGCCGGTAAGTTTTTACAGGGAGCGTAATTTCTTCATGAAGCTGCAGTCGCTCGATTTCATCACCATGCAGGGTATTACAGGGGCGGTAGCCCGGCTGAAGTCCGGTACCATGTGCAATGGCGCCAATCTCGCCTACGAGAAGGCCGCTTTTCATGCGGTGGGCGGTTTTGCGGGGATCGATAATATCGCCTCCGGCGATGATATGCTGCTGATGTACAAGATCTACAACGCTTACCCCGAAGGGGTGCTGTACCTTAAGAATGACGATGTGATTGTTCGCACCCTGCCGGTGGAAACGCTGCGCGGGTTTATGAACCAGCGTATCCGCTGGTCGTCCAAGGCCGACAAATATGAAGACAAGCGCCTTACCTGGATGCTGTTGCTGGTGTATTTCTTCAACGTGGGCACACTGGCCCTGGGCGCTGTGGCACTGTTTGTGCCGCACTGGTGGCCTGCCTTCCTGATCCTGATGCTGTATAAAGTAACGCTGGAACTGTATTTCCTGGTGCCGGTGGCCGGGTTTTTCCATAAAACGGCTTTACTGGTGTGGTTTATACCGGGACAGATCTTTCATATTCCTTATATTGTTCTTGCCGGATGGCTGGGGAAGTTTGGCAGTTATCAATGGAAGGGCCGGCAGGTGAACTGA
- a CDS encoding alpha/beta hydrolase, whose amino-acid sequence MHFYLPYAKSRFHGITSGTGPQLLICLHGFGESAAHFTPLAEGLGDRFTMVALDMPLHGETVWQEERPFEKKDLAAVVEMVLQQQQQERFSLLGYSMGGRLALCLVETMANKIDHLVMLAADGLRNNPWHMFVTQTSVGNRIFKYNTDNPRLFFTLLELWRKLGLLNQSVYKFALHRMNQQAKREQVYSIWTLMRRMMPDKKKCKQLLGAHHISTLLIFGKYDRVIPPVLGTRFMDGSFPCKMLVLDKGHQLISKELAPVIKTNLS is encoded by the coding sequence ATGCATTTTTATCTGCCATATGCTAAAAGCCGGTTCCACGGAATCACCAGTGGAACGGGTCCGCAACTGCTGATCTGCCTGCACGGGTTCGGGGAAAGCGCCGCTCACTTTACGCCATTGGCGGAAGGCCTGGGCGACCGGTTCACCATGGTGGCGCTGGACATGCCGCTGCATGGGGAAACGGTCTGGCAGGAAGAACGCCCTTTCGAAAAAAAAGATCTGGCGGCCGTAGTGGAAATGGTGCTGCAACAGCAGCAGCAAGAACGGTTTTCGTTGCTGGGGTATAGCATGGGCGGCCGCCTGGCACTCTGCCTGGTGGAGACCATGGCCAATAAGATAGATCATCTCGTGATGCTGGCAGCCGATGGTCTCCGGAATAACCCCTGGCATATGTTCGTCACCCAGACCAGCGTGGGAAACAGGATCTTCAAATACAATACCGACAACCCCCGGCTGTTTTTTACCTTGCTGGAGCTGTGGCGTAAGCTGGGACTGCTGAATCAAAGTGTGTACAAGTTTGCTTTGCACCGGATGAACCAGCAGGCCAAGCGGGAGCAGGTTTACAGCATCTGGACACTCATGCGCCGGATGATGCCGGATAAAAAAAAGTGTAAACAGTTATTGGGAGCCCATCATATTTCCACGCTCCTGATATTTGGTAAATATGACCGGGTAATACCGCCCGTACTGGGCACCCGGTTTATGGACGGTTCGTTCCCCTGTAAAATGCTGGTCCTCGATAAAGGACATCAGCTGATTTCAAAGGAGCTGGCCCCCGTTATTAAAACAAACCTGAGCTGA
- a CDS encoding acyl-CoA dehydrogenase family protein, translated as MDATVDKQALKGAEFLIKESVPEDVFTPEDFSEEQLMIKDMADQFISKEITPIVDRIDKLEEGLMPSLLEKAGEQGLLGASFPEEYGGLGKDFVTATIINEGLGAGHSFSVAMAAHTGIGSLPILYFGTEAQKQKYIPKLATGEMKGAYALTEPDSGSDALGARTTAKLTEDGQHYVLNGQKSWITNSGFADVFTVFAKIDGDKFTAFIVEKGTPGFTLGAEEHKMGIKGSSTRQIYFQDAKIPVENVLGVIGKGHLIAFNILNIGRLKLCAAALGAAKKCITTSVQYANTRQQFKQPIANFGAIKHKLAEMAIRTWTAESALFRTAQLIDEKEKELLASGKPFNEALLGAAEEYAVECAILKVNGSEVLDYVVDEGVQIHGGNGFSDEYIISKAYRDSRINRIFEGTNEINRLLTLDMTLKRAMKGKLDLMNPAMNVMKELMSIPDFGNDDESAFSKERKLLANFKKAILMTAGAAAQKLMMKLETEQEVLMNIADMAIETFVAESALLRLMKLVQHKGEAAAALQTDIVRTYLYDAADRINKSGKDAINAFAEGDEQRMMLLGLKRFTKAEPFNAKEARRKIADQLIAENKYIF; from the coding sequence ATGGACGCAACAGTTGATAAGCAAGCGCTGAAAGGCGCAGAGTTCCTGATAAAGGAAAGTGTACCGGAGGATGTGTTTACCCCCGAAGATTTTTCGGAAGAGCAGCTGATGATTAAAGACATGGCCGATCAGTTCATCAGCAAGGAGATCACCCCGATCGTTGACCGGATTGATAAACTGGAAGAGGGCCTGATGCCTTCCCTGCTGGAAAAGGCAGGCGAGCAGGGGCTGCTGGGCGCTTCTTTCCCTGAAGAATACGGTGGGCTGGGTAAAGATTTTGTAACGGCTACCATTATCAATGAAGGACTGGGCGCCGGTCACTCGTTTTCTGTAGCTATGGCCGCTCACACCGGCATTGGCTCGCTCCCTATCCTCTATTTTGGTACAGAAGCCCAGAAACAGAAATATATTCCCAAACTGGCTACCGGTGAGATGAAAGGCGCTTACGCCCTCACCGAGCCCGATTCCGGTTCAGACGCCCTCGGCGCCAGGACGACCGCCAAACTCACGGAAGACGGCCAGCACTATGTGCTCAACGGCCAGAAAAGCTGGATCACCAACTCCGGCTTTGCGGACGTGTTTACCGTGTTCGCCAAAATCGACGGCGATAAATTCACCGCTTTTATCGTAGAGAAGGGCACCCCCGGCTTTACATTAGGGGCGGAAGAACATAAAATGGGCATCAAAGGGTCTTCCACCCGCCAGATCTATTTCCAGGACGCTAAAATACCTGTGGAGAATGTACTCGGCGTAATCGGTAAAGGACACCTGATCGCTTTCAACATCCTGAACATTGGCAGGCTGAAACTATGCGCCGCTGCGCTCGGCGCCGCCAAGAAGTGCATCACTACTTCCGTACAGTATGCCAATACCCGTCAACAGTTCAAACAACCGATCGCCAATTTCGGCGCCATTAAACATAAGCTGGCGGAGATGGCCATCCGTACCTGGACAGCCGAATCAGCCCTGTTCCGCACCGCGCAGCTGATCGATGAAAAGGAAAAAGAACTGCTCGCCTCCGGCAAACCCTTCAACGAAGCCCTGCTGGGCGCCGCCGAAGAATACGCCGTAGAATGCGCCATCCTGAAAGTAAACGGTTCCGAAGTGCTGGACTACGTGGTGGACGAAGGCGTGCAGATTCACGGCGGCAACGGCTTCAGCGATGAATACATCATCTCCAAAGCTTACCGCGATTCCCGTATCAACCGCATCTTCGAAGGCACCAACGAAATCAACCGCCTCCTGACACTGGACATGACGCTGAAACGTGCCATGAAAGGCAAACTGGACCTCATGAACCCTGCCATGAACGTCATGAAGGAACTGATGAGCATCCCCGATTTCGGTAACGACGATGAAAGCGCCTTCAGCAAGGAAAGAAAACTCCTCGCCAACTTCAAGAAAGCCATCCTCATGACTGCCGGCGCCGCCGCCCAGAAACTCATGATGAAGCTGGAAACCGAACAGGAAGTGCTGATGAACATCGCCGATATGGCCATCGAAACCTTTGTGGCTGAAAGCGCCCTCCTGCGCCTCATGAAACTGGTACAACACAAAGGCGAAGCTGCCGCCGCCCTGCAGACAGACATCGTTCGCACCTACCTCTACGACGCAGCAGACCGCATCAACAAATCCGGTAAAGACGCCATCAACGCATTCGCGGAAGGCGACGAACAACGGATGATGTTACTCGGCCTCAAACGCTTCACCAAAGCAGAACCTTTCAACGCAAAAGAAGCCCGCAGAAAAATAGCGGACCAGCTGATTGCAGAAAATAAATACATCTTCTAA